A window from Bacteroidota bacterium encodes these proteins:
- a CDS encoding T9SS type A sorting domain-containing protein encodes MIKNLLPVFIFVFISVQTISSQTCSGTGAINFQRWNSISGSAVSNLTSIPAYPNNPSTTGTRTLFEMATNLGNNIGIRMNGYICPPATGNYIFWIASDESGELWLSTGSNPANKIKIAFNTSGTNSRQWTKYPSQKSAAITLTAGQVYYVEALMKESTGNDNLAVGWAKPGQPTSAPSEVVPGTSLMTQLPDTQAPTSPTNLSSSNITTSSFTLAWTASTDNAGVTGYDVYQNGVKINPSNITTTSYNVTGLITNTAYSYYVKAKDAAGNQSANSSTLNVTTLAGDIQPPTIPLDLGAIIVTQNSFRLKWDASSDNVGVTGYDVYRNGVKINGPSVTNTYFDVTGLNAGSVYSMTVIAKDAAANSSLPSIGLSVTTLLNTTGTENFTMRTVIANQRMPHDLVYGPDGNLWYTERFAGKVSFVDPISGLKTTVLTLGPLMVLAGGQDGLMGLALHPEFLLGKPYVYISYTYESTSSTMRKTRIARYTYNTLTQQLQSPVTILENIPGSNDHNSARIAIGPDVKLYYSVGDMGAGQYDNISRVNNAQNVNIYEGKILRLNTEPDGGGSWIPTNNPFGNAVYSFGHRNPQGLVWGNVNGTNILYSDEHGPYSDDEINIIENGRNFGWPNVIGWCDGNYNGRTTGGFTIVNEQANCNALNAKEPLRSLFPVTNPPSSGDNMLWPSVGPSGSDFYGNSTIPGWQNSLLIANLKKGTVSRYKLSNDGQSILSDTIHYFRGLGRFRDVVVSPDGLKIYVACDSSGSTSGPTGNVTTTPNNPGSILEFTYVPSPTQQYDTRLITEDTKDRSIDVYPNPASTYVIVYNYAGADNRMIDIVDLSGRIVNRKRSSARATRIETSSLPNGIYILKVADSKGKSLRTEKIIIQH; translated from the coding sequence ATGATTAAAAATTTACTACCCGTTTTCATTTTTGTATTTATCAGTGTTCAAACTATCAGCTCTCAGACATGCTCCGGCACCGGGGCTATCAATTTCCAACGATGGAATAGCATTTCCGGCTCTGCTGTATCCAATCTTACATCCATTCCTGCTTATCCAAACAACCCATCTACTACAGGCACACGAACCTTATTTGAGATGGCAACAAACTTGGGTAACAATATTGGTATAAGAATGAATGGATACATCTGCCCGCCTGCTACAGGAAATTATATTTTCTGGATAGCAAGTGATGAGAGCGGCGAACTTTGGCTGAGTACTGGCAGCAACCCCGCTAATAAAATAAAAATTGCTTTTAACACAAGCGGAACTAATTCCAGGCAATGGACTAAATATCCTTCACAAAAATCGGCAGCTATTACTCTTACTGCCGGACAAGTTTATTATGTAGAAGCACTGATGAAGGAAAGTACAGGGAATGATAATTTGGCTGTGGGTTGGGCAAAGCCCGGTCAGCCAACAAGTGCACCCAGCGAAGTTGTGCCCGGCACTAGTCTTATGACACAGTTGCCCGATACACAAGCACCAACTTCACCAACTAATCTTTCTTCATCCAATATCACCACGAGTTCTTTCACACTTGCCTGGACTGCATCAACTGATAATGCTGGCGTAACTGGTTATGATGTGTACCAGAACGGAGTGAAGATAAATCCCTCAAATATTACAACTACTTCTTATAATGTAACCGGACTGATTACCAACACTGCTTACAGTTATTATGTAAAAGCGAAAGATGCAGCAGGGAACCAATCTGCAAATAGCAGCACTTTAAATGTAACTACACTTGCCGGTGATATTCAGCCACCAACTATTCCTCTTGACCTGGGTGCCATTATTGTTACTCAAAATTCATTCAGATTAAAATGGGATGCCTCGTCGGATAATGTTGGTGTGACAGGGTATGATGTTTACCGGAATGGTGTTAAGATAAATGGCCCATCAGTTACAAATACTTATTTTGACGTAACAGGACTTAATGCTGGATCGGTTTATTCAATGACAGTGATCGCAAAGGATGCTGCAGCCAATTCAAGTTTACCAAGTATTGGATTATCGGTTACCACACTTTTGAATACTACAGGAACAGAAAACTTTACCATGCGTACTGTTATCGCTAATCAGCGAATGCCGCATGACCTGGTTTATGGACCTGATGGTAATTTATGGTACACCGAACGTTTTGCAGGCAAAGTAAGTTTTGTAGATCCTATATCAGGATTGAAAACAACTGTATTGACACTCGGACCATTGATGGTTCTTGCGGGAGGACAGGATGGATTGATGGGACTTGCATTGCACCCGGAATTCTTACTCGGTAAACCTTATGTATACATATCATACACCTACGAATCTACCAGCAGTACGATGCGGAAAACAAGAATTGCAAGGTATACTTATAACACCCTTACGCAACAACTTCAATCCCCGGTAACCATTCTTGAAAATATTCCCGGAAGTAATGATCATAATTCGGCACGTATAGCAATCGGACCTGATGTGAAATTGTATTATTCAGTTGGAGATATGGGAGCCGGTCAGTATGATAATATCAGCAGAGTGAACAATGCACAGAATGTAAATATTTACGAAGGAAAAATATTGAGGTTAAATACTGAACCCGATGGCGGAGGCTCATGGATACCTACTAACAATCCTTTTGGTAATGCAGTTTATTCATTTGGTCATCGTAACCCACAGGGACTTGTATGGGGTAATGTGAATGGAACAAATATTTTATACAGTGATGAACATGGCCCTTACAGTGATGATGAGATAAATATTATTGAGAATGGACGCAATTTCGGATGGCCAAATGTGATCGGCTGGTGTGATGGTAACTATAACGGAAGAACAACTGGTGGCTTTACAATTGTTAATGAGCAGGCAAATTGTAATGCTTTAAATGCAAAAGAACCTTTACGTTCATTGTTCCCGGTGACTAATCCACCATCAAGCGGAGATAATATGCTTTGGCCATCAGTGGGTCCTTCAGGAAGTGATTTTTATGGAAACAGCACTATACCAGGATGGCAAAATTCGTTATTGATCGCAAATCTCAAGAAGGGAACGGTTTCCAGGTATAAACTCAGCAATGACGGACAAAGTATTTTATCTGACACCATTCATTATTTCCGTGGACTCGGAAGATTCAGGGATGTTGTGGTATCGCCGGATGGTTTAAAAATATATGTTGCATGCGATTCAAGTGGTTCTACATCCGGACCCACCGGAAACGTTACTACCACCCCGAATAATCCGGGTAGCATTCTTGAGTTTACTTATGTTCCTTCACCAACTCAGCAATATGATACCCGCCTGATAACAGAAGATACAAAAGACAGGAGTATAGATGTATATCCTAATCCGGCAAGTACTTATGTTATTGTATATAATTATGCTGGTGCAGATAACAGGATGATTGATATAGTTGATCTGAGC
- a CDS encoding T9SS type A sorting domain-containing protein, with translation MKRLLLYASVTLFITSVSIAQITGPVTRANFGIEAELRANYFNGAVTSVGDDWYNNGTAGTGQFIIDTNGAAALVARYSTNPASRMLSFSRLMRQAPYSIVNNRLLLDGIFTRDFHGDDSTVYASGSNKNGDSPVNWTTPVSQGIPDKNDILDVFVHARRAGPNITDSLWMFGGISIENTTGNRYFDFELYQTDFYYDRPALTFRNYGPDAGHTSWTFNPDGSVQRPGDIIFTAEYSSSSLTLVEARIWINKTALAMTPMYFNWGGLFDGASASATYGYASILPKTAGAYYTGLQCGATSWTGPFSLVRTDNSLNTTYITRQFMEFSVNLTKLGLDPAYISTNGCGTPFRRVLVKTRASTSFTAELKDFVAPFRMFDIPMPQIVAEMPIFCGQMGVTDITVLNPLSTSTYNWSTSNGHIIGTTTGPSITVDSTGTYIVAQRLHTQCPVFGYDTVSIALDSFCMVLDKNLTEFSGVLNKKNAVLNWEVLQNEQINSFELEYSLESNNFMSLGSVNPFDQSGNAAYSFNHDVSSVRSPIIYYRLRVTGRDGKVVYSNIVAMRLNNDVKPGLLIFPNPSSEQVWASLITFKGGEAEYSITDMNSKLISRKKIILYAGNNTINLSEFDNCQPGVYLIKMVTAEESYIRKIVISK, from the coding sequence ATGAAAAGACTTTTACTTTATGCATCAGTCACCTTATTTATCACGTCAGTTTCAATAGCCCAAATTACAGGACCGGTAACAAGGGCAAACTTTGGTATTGAAGCAGAGCTAAGAGCCAATTACTTCAATGGGGCTGTAACCAGCGTTGGTGATGACTGGTATAATAATGGAACAGCCGGAACAGGGCAATTCATTATTGACACCAATGGAGCGGCAGCATTAGTTGCTCGCTATAGTACTAATCCCGCCTCAAGAATGTTATCGTTCTCAAGACTAATGAGGCAAGCTCCTTATTCAATAGTAAATAATCGTCTGTTGCTTGATGGAATATTTACCAGAGACTTTCATGGTGATGATTCAACTGTGTATGCTTCTGGTAGTAATAAGAATGGCGACAGTCCTGTTAACTGGACTACCCCTGTTTCCCAGGGTATTCCTGATAAAAATGATATTCTTGATGTGTTTGTGCATGCAAGAAGAGCAGGTCCAAATATTACGGACTCATTATGGATGTTTGGTGGCATATCAATTGAGAACACAACAGGTAACCGTTATTTTGATTTTGAATTATATCAAACAGATTTTTACTACGATCGACCTGCACTTACTTTTCGGAACTACGGACCGGATGCAGGACATACTTCCTGGACCTTTAATCCAGACGGAAGTGTGCAGCGACCCGGTGATATTATTTTCACTGCAGAGTACAGCAGTTCATCGTTAACATTGGTTGAAGCCCGGATATGGATTAACAAAACCGCTTTAGCAATGACACCCATGTATTTTAACTGGGGAGGTTTATTTGATGGTGCTTCTGCAAGTGCAACCTATGGTTATGCCAGTATTTTACCTAAAACTGCAGGTGCTTATTATACAGGTTTGCAATGTGGTGCAACTTCGTGGACTGGCCCATTCTCCCTGGTAAGAACGGATAATAGTCTGAATACAACATACATTACACGTCAGTTTATGGAGTTCTCTGTTAACCTTACAAAATTGGGTCTTGACCCTGCATATATAAGTACAAATGGATGTGGTACGCCTTTCCGCAGAGTACTTGTAAAAACAAGAGCTTCCACATCATTTACTGCTGAGCTAAAAGACTTTGTTGCTCCTTTTAGAATGTTTGATATTCCGATGCCACAGATCGTTGCCGAGATGCCTATCTTCTGTGGACAAATGGGGGTCACTGATATTACAGTACTTAATCCCTTATCAACATCAACCTATAACTGGTCTACATCGAATGGTCATATTATTGGAACTACAACAGGGCCTTCTATCACTGTAGATTCAACAGGTACTTATATAGTAGCACAACGTCTCCATACCCAATGCCCTGTATTTGGTTATGATACGGTAAGCATAGCACTTGACAGTTTTTGTATGGTATTGGATAAAAACCTGACTGAATTTAGCGGCGTTTTAAACAAGAAAAACGCAGTGTTAAACTGGGAGGTTTTACAGAACGAACAAATCAATTCATTTGAACTTGAGTATAGCCTGGAGAGCAATAATTTTATGTCTCTGGGATCCGTAAATCCTTTTGATCAATCCGGGAATGCTGCTTATTCTTTCAATCATGATGTAAGCAGTGTTCGTTCACCAATCATTTACTACCGTCTTCGTGTAACAGGTAGAGATGGAAAAGTGGTGTACAGTAATATTGTGGCAATGCGCCTTAACAATGATGTAAAACCAGGATTACTGATCTTCCCGAACCCATCATCAGAACAAGTGTGGGCTTCGTTGATCACTTTTAAAGGTGGAGAAGCTGAATATTCAATCACTGATATGAACAGTAAATTGATCAGCCGTAAAAAAATTATACTGTATGCCGGAAACAATACGATCAATCTCTCAGAGTTTGATAATTGTCAACCGGGTGTCTACCTCATTAAAATGGTAACTGCAGAAGAAAGCTATATACGTAAGATCGTTATTTCAAAATAA